From Streptosporangium album, the proteins below share one genomic window:
- a CDS encoding winged helix-turn-helix transcriptional regulator, with amino-acid sequence MSEAALGTVPSRVENCSIERALAIVGEKWTFLVLREAFMGVRRFADMQATTGAPRQVLSARLTRLVEEGLLRKVPYREPGQRQRDEYRLTPMGLDLYPALIALMHWGDRYLADQEGPPVLLTHRGCGAPVEQHFRCAEGHEVAGPREVTPRPGPGVRPGVAVRADGAGG; translated from the coding sequence ATGAGTGAGGCGGCCCTCGGCACCGTGCCCTCCCGGGTGGAAAACTGCTCCATCGAGCGCGCCCTGGCCATCGTCGGCGAGAAGTGGACGTTCCTCGTGCTCAGGGAGGCGTTCATGGGGGTGCGGCGCTTCGCCGACATGCAGGCCACCACGGGGGCCCCGAGGCAGGTGCTCAGCGCCCGGCTGACCCGGCTGGTGGAGGAGGGGCTGCTCCGCAAGGTCCCCTACCGCGAGCCCGGCCAGCGACAACGGGACGAATACCGGCTGACGCCGATGGGGCTGGACCTCTATCCGGCCCTGATCGCGCTGATGCACTGGGGTGACCGGTATCTCGCCGACCAGGAGGGCCCCCCGGTGCTCCTCACCCACCGCGGCTGCGGAGCCCCCGTCGAACAGCACTTCCGTTGCGCCGAAGGCCACGAGGTCGCCGGTCCCCGCGAGGTCACCCCGCGCCCCGGGCCGGGCGTCCGCCCCGGCGTCGCGGTGCGTGCGGATGGTGCCGGGGGCTGA
- a CDS encoding bestrophin-like domain, which produces MGWVTVLVVAAVAILLIALLVLRRRGKTDDGSGAASVDFAANLALAVYLLVLAYAAVLCRDALATSQTDVQAEAETLTEMYWSVAPIPEAAPIRTQIRQYSAQSAELDWPLMAKGEMSPIPTKMLKDLRAATIQLRPVGEQGKSLQQDALTHVSEVAHARSLRADDAGSGLEAIFVISMLISGLLVIALPWTLGARPTLPSIIGDVVRVAVVVIGIGFIMLISHPFSGLSAVGPDAFTTAQQQYDQIDYRFPVPPTAE; this is translated from the coding sequence ATGGGCTGGGTAACCGTACTGGTCGTGGCGGCTGTTGCGATCCTGCTGATCGCGCTTCTCGTGCTCAGGCGGAGGGGGAAGACGGACGACGGCAGCGGCGCCGCGTCGGTGGACTTCGCCGCCAACCTCGCGCTCGCCGTCTACCTGCTGGTGCTGGCCTACGCCGCGGTGCTCTGCCGCGACGCGCTCGCGACCTCGCAGACCGACGTCCAGGCCGAGGCGGAGACGCTGACCGAGATGTACTGGTCGGTGGCGCCGATCCCCGAGGCGGCCCCCATCCGGACGCAGATCCGGCAATACTCCGCCCAGAGCGCCGAGCTCGACTGGCCGCTGATGGCCAAGGGGGAGATGTCGCCGATCCCCACCAAGATGCTCAAGGACCTGCGTGCCGCGACGATCCAGCTCCGGCCGGTCGGCGAGCAGGGCAAGAGTCTCCAGCAGGACGCGCTCACCCATGTCTCCGAGGTCGCCCACGCGCGTTCTCTCCGCGCGGACGACGCCGGGTCGGGGCTGGAGGCCATCTTCGTGATCTCCATGCTCATCTCCGGCCTGCTGGTGATCGCGCTGCCCTGGACACTCGGGGCGAGGCCGACACTGCCGTCGATCATCGGTGACGTCGTCAGGGTCGCCGTGGTCGTCATCGGTATCGGCTTCATCATGCTGATCAGCCATCCGTTCAGCGGGCTGAGCGCGGTCGGGCCGGATGCCTTCACTACGGCGCAGCAGCAGTACGACCAGATCGACTACCGCTTCCCGGTGCCGCCCACGGCGGAGTAG
- a CDS encoding amidohydrolase family protein, which produces MTTPLLPDPEPRRRDYVIISADDHLIEPPDMFEGRLPEKYADLAPKVVETDAGHQVWRYGGASYPCAGLDVGAGLPREQWTLDPVRFEQMRPGCHDIEARIEDMDRAGVWAALCFPGMLAGQAGMVFAKTRDQELGLSVLRAWNDWHVDVWAGTYPERIIALQLPWLTDPETAAKEIRDNAARGFKAVLFPEFPTRLRLPSIHSDHWDPFFQACEETGTVVCLHTGAGSWAPVPSPDTPIEAITTLMPTSAMFACADWLWSGVPLRFPALRILILEGGVGWLPMLAERADYALDHPVAGEAAWDGGLKPSEVLRRNFFFGTLNDHALSGVRLAVGLEHVLLESGYPHSDSTWPDTQQAVTTNLGSLPAADIARVAYGNAARLFGHPLPSRAWLRMEKL; this is translated from the coding sequence GTGACTACGCCGCTGCTGCCCGACCCCGAGCCAAGGCGGCGGGACTATGTGATCATTTCAGCCGATGATCATTTGATCGAGCCGCCCGACATGTTCGAGGGACGACTCCCCGAAAAATACGCGGACCTCGCACCCAAGGTGGTGGAGACCGACGCGGGTCACCAGGTCTGGCGGTACGGCGGGGCCAGCTACCCGTGCGCCGGGCTCGACGTGGGCGCCGGTCTGCCACGCGAGCAGTGGACGCTCGACCCGGTGCGGTTCGAGCAGATGCGGCCCGGCTGCCACGACATCGAGGCCCGGATCGAGGACATGGACCGCGCCGGCGTCTGGGCGGCGCTGTGCTTCCCCGGCATGCTGGCCGGGCAGGCCGGGATGGTCTTCGCCAAGACCCGCGACCAGGAACTGGGCCTGTCGGTCCTGCGGGCGTGGAACGACTGGCACGTCGACGTCTGGGCGGGCACCTACCCGGAGCGGATCATCGCCCTGCAGCTTCCCTGGCTGACCGATCCCGAGACGGCGGCCAAGGAGATCCGGGACAACGCGGCCCGCGGTTTCAAGGCCGTCCTGTTCCCCGAGTTCCCCACCCGGTTGCGCCTGCCGTCCATCCACAGCGACCACTGGGACCCGTTCTTCCAGGCCTGCGAGGAGACGGGCACCGTTGTCTGCCTGCACACCGGAGCGGGCTCCTGGGCTCCGGTGCCCTCTCCGGACACCCCCATCGAGGCGATCACGACGCTGATGCCGACGAGCGCCATGTTCGCCTGCGCCGACTGGCTCTGGTCGGGCGTGCCGCTGCGCTTTCCCGCGCTGCGGATCCTGATCCTGGAGGGCGGCGTGGGCTGGCTGCCGATGCTGGCCGAACGGGCCGACTACGCCCTCGACCACCCGGTCGCGGGCGAGGCGGCCTGGGACGGCGGGTTGAAGCCCAGCGAGGTCCTGCGCCGCAACTTCTTCTTCGGCACGCTCAACGACCACGCTCTGTCAGGGGTGCGCCTGGCCGTGGGGCTGGAGCACGTCCTGCTGGAGAGTGGCTACCCGCACTCCGACTCCACCTGGCCCGACACGCAGCAGGCGGTGACGACGAACCTGGGCAGCCTGCCGGCCGCCGACATCGCCCGGGTGGCCTACGGCAACGCCGCCCGCCTGTTCGGCCACCCGCTCCCCTCCCGCGCCTGGCTCAGGATGGAAAAGCTCTGA
- a CDS encoding putative protein N(5)-glutamine methyltransferase yields MSLSPSPLPESVIATRLRTAGCVFAEDEARLLVSTARTPDDLAAMVEQRVAGLPLEHVLGWAEFCGLRIAVAPGVFVPRPRTEFLIRQAVALARQAAGQVPAGPRPVVVDLCCGSGAMGAALAAALGEVELHAADIDPAAVDCARRNLAAAGGRVYGGDLYQPLPATLRGRVDILITSPPYVPTEAIGLLPPEARVHEPQVALDGGADGLDVVRRVIAEVPPWLAPGGHLLVETGERQAAQTVEAVARAGLVARMVNSEELDATVVIGTRPALRRGDGA; encoded by the coding sequence ATGTCGCTTTCCCCGTCGCCTCTCCCCGAATCCGTCATCGCCACCAGGCTCCGGACCGCCGGCTGTGTCTTCGCCGAGGACGAGGCGCGGTTGCTCGTCTCCACGGCACGGACGCCCGACGACCTCGCCGCCATGGTGGAACAGCGGGTCGCCGGCCTGCCCCTTGAACACGTCCTGGGCTGGGCGGAGTTCTGCGGCCTGCGGATAGCCGTGGCCCCCGGAGTCTTCGTCCCCCGCCCCCGCACCGAGTTCCTCATCCGGCAGGCCGTCGCCCTCGCCCGACAGGCCGCCGGTCAGGTGCCCGCCGGGCCACGACCTGTCGTCGTCGATCTGTGCTGCGGCTCGGGTGCGATGGGCGCCGCGCTGGCCGCGGCCCTGGGGGAGGTCGAGTTGCACGCCGCCGACATCGACCCCGCAGCGGTGGACTGCGCCCGCCGCAACCTCGCCGCCGCCGGTGGCCGGGTGTACGGGGGGGACCTCTACCAGCCGCTGCCCGCGACGCTGCGGGGCCGTGTCGACATCCTGATCACCAGCCCGCCCTACGTCCCCACCGAGGCGATAGGGCTGCTGCCCCCGGAGGCCCGCGTGCACGAGCCGCAGGTGGCGCTCGACGGCGGTGCGGACGGGCTTGACGTCGTGCGGCGGGTGATCGCCGAGGTGCCACCGTGGCTGGCGCCGGGCGGCCACCTGCTGGTCGAGACGGGCGAGCGCCAGGCGGCGCAGACCGTCGAAGCCGTCGCCCGTGCCGGGCTGGTCGCGCGGATGGTCAATTCCGAGGAGCTGGACGCCACGGTCGTCATCGGAACCAGGCCCGCCCTCCGGAGGGGGGACGGGGCCTGA
- a CDS encoding DUF5063 domain-containing protein, with the protein MSDAWSALAERIAEHAENYIDGLTRLAGGEGGDAILPLLLVEVAQVSSAGAQLGASQDVILSGNWEPHLSEDPDVDAVRTALAERLGPVDDYAEVFDPYKDTVVTPYRLSDDLTAVAADLLHGLRHYQAGRPLEALWWWQYSYFNTWGNHAGAAMRALQALVAHTRLDVAEERTTV; encoded by the coding sequence ATGTCTGACGCATGGAGTGCTCTCGCCGAACGGATCGCCGAGCACGCGGAGAACTACATCGACGGCCTGACCAGGCTGGCCGGCGGCGAGGGCGGAGACGCCATCCTGCCGTTGCTGCTGGTGGAGGTGGCCCAGGTCAGTTCGGCGGGCGCGCAGCTCGGTGCCAGCCAGGACGTGATCCTGTCCGGCAACTGGGAACCGCACCTGAGCGAGGACCCGGACGTCGACGCCGTCCGTACGGCCCTCGCCGAGCGGTTGGGTCCGGTGGACGACTACGCCGAGGTCTTCGACCCCTACAAGGACACCGTGGTCACGCCGTACCGGCTGTCGGACGACCTGACCGCCGTGGCCGCCGATCTCCTCCACGGCCTCCGGCACTACCAGGCCGGTCGCCCGCTGGAGGCCCTGTGGTGGTGGCAGTACTCCTACTTCAACACCTGGGGAAACCACGCCGGAGCGGCGATGCGCGCACTCCAGGCGCTTGTCGCGCACACCCGGCTCGACGTGGCGGAGGAGCGCACAACGGTGTGA
- a CDS encoding SURF1 family cytochrome oxidase biogenesis protein: MYRFLLTPRWMALHVVVLLVIPAFVFLGRWQFGRYDERSASSHQTTANLAAAAVPVGRLTTPGGSVRAQDKYRSVTATGTFDPAHQLLVRRRPQDGVLGFYVLTPLNTGDGQGVLVNRGWVKAGATADTLPEVPAPSTGEVTVTGRIRPSETEESSGIQNRPGLPPGQVLLINTEAIGRGLPYRLLGGYVELTAQAPKAAAAPAPIPEPDVGEGGGLNLAYGVQWWLFIGIAVGGWALLIRREVADLRTEEGRRKEAQPADV; encoded by the coding sequence GTGTACCGGTTTCTTCTGACTCCCCGATGGATGGCGCTCCACGTGGTGGTGCTGCTGGTCATCCCCGCCTTCGTGTTCCTTGGCCGATGGCAGTTCGGGCGTTATGACGAGCGGTCCGCCAGCAGCCATCAGACGACCGCCAACCTGGCAGCCGCGGCGGTGCCCGTGGGGAGGCTCACCACACCCGGCGGCAGCGTCCGCGCACAGGACAAATACCGCTCCGTGACAGCGACGGGGACGTTCGACCCGGCCCACCAGCTCCTGGTCCGCCGCCGCCCCCAGGACGGCGTGCTCGGCTTCTACGTGCTCACCCCGCTGAACACCGGCGACGGCCAGGGGGTGTTGGTGAACCGGGGCTGGGTCAAGGCCGGAGCCACGGCCGACACCCTTCCCGAGGTCCCCGCGCCGAGCACGGGTGAGGTGACCGTCACCGGCCGGATACGTCCCAGCGAGACCGAGGAGTCCTCGGGCATCCAGAACCGCCCCGGCCTCCCCCCGGGCCAGGTCCTGCTGATCAACACCGAGGCGATCGGGCGGGGCCTGCCGTACAGACTTCTCGGCGGCTACGTGGAGCTGACCGCTCAGGCGCCCAAGGCCGCCGCCGCACCCGCGCCGATCCCCGAACCGGACGTCGGCGAGGGCGGCGGGCTCAACCTGGCGTACGGCGTGCAGTGGTGGTTGTTCATCGGGATCGCTGTCGGCGGCTGGGCCCTGCTGATCCGCAGGGAAGTCGCCGACCTCAGAACCGAGGAGGGCCGGAGGAAGGAAGCCCAGCCGGCCGACGTCTGA
- a CDS encoding LLM class F420-dependent oxidoreductase: MATGARWGMTIPFSDRTLAESRELVAELPGLGYTDVWSAEVNGVDGFVPLALAAEWAPGVRLGTAIVPVYTRGPGLLAMSAATLADLAPERSVLGIGASSPVIVERWNAGEFVKPFARTRDTLRFLKKALAGEKVTEKYETFEVKGFRLERAPKVPPKIVLAALRPRMLRLAAAEADGAITNWLSPQDVRKVRAEIGPETELIARLFVCVSEDAGKVRELGRRMLAGYLTVPAYAAFHDWLGRGEVLRPMREAWAAGDRQAALRAIPDEVVDALVVHGDAATCRARVQQYVDSGLDTPVLAPIPGGEIPIAQAVRDLAPGRR, encoded by the coding sequence ATGGCTACGGGCGCACGCTGGGGGATGACGATCCCCTTCTCTGACCGCACGCTCGCCGAGTCCAGGGAGCTGGTCGCCGAGCTGCCCGGACTCGGCTATACCGACGTCTGGTCCGCCGAGGTCAACGGCGTCGACGGCTTCGTGCCGCTGGCGCTGGCCGCCGAATGGGCCCCCGGCGTACGGCTCGGCACCGCGATCGTCCCGGTCTACACCCGGGGGCCGGGCCTGCTGGCCATGTCGGCCGCCACGCTCGCCGACCTCGCCCCGGAACGGTCCGTCCTCGGCATCGGGGCCTCCTCTCCGGTCATCGTCGAGCGGTGGAACGCCGGCGAGTTCGTCAAGCCGTTCGCCAGGACCCGAGACACCCTGCGCTTCCTCAAGAAGGCTCTCGCGGGGGAGAAGGTCACCGAGAAGTACGAGACGTTCGAGGTCAAGGGCTTCAGGCTGGAGCGCGCCCCCAAGGTCCCGCCGAAGATCGTGCTCGCCGCCCTGCGGCCCCGCATGCTCCGTCTGGCCGCCGCCGAGGCCGACGGCGCGATCACCAACTGGCTCTCGCCGCAGGACGTGCGGAAGGTCAGGGCCGAGATCGGGCCGGAGACCGAGTTGATCGCCCGGCTGTTCGTATGCGTCAGCGAGGATGCCGGCAAGGTGCGTGAGCTCGGCCGGCGGATGCTCGCCGGCTACCTGACCGTCCCGGCCTATGCGGCCTTCCACGACTGGCTGGGGCGCGGTGAGGTGCTGCGGCCCATGCGCGAGGCGTGGGCCGCCGGCGACCGGCAGGCGGCGCTACGGGCCATCCCGGACGAGGTCGTGGACGCGCTCGTCGTGCACGGTGACGCGGCGACGTGCCGGGCCAGGGTTCAGCAGTACGTGGACAGCGGGCTGGACACCCCGGTGCTCGCCCCGATCCCCGGCGGGGAGATCCCGATCGCGCAGGCCGTACGGGATCTGGCGCCCGGACGGAGGTGA
- a CDS encoding aspartate-semialdehyde dehydrogenase encodes MSRKPTLALIGATGAVGTVMRDIISNRPDVYGEIRLVASARSAGKVLQVRGEDVVVQEMTPEVFDGVDIAIFDVPDEVSETWVPIAAERGAVVVDKSGTFRMNPEVPLVVPEVNPEAARNRPLGIISTPNCTTLSMMAAMSALHEQYGLRALVVASYQAVSGAGVAGSARLYDEVEALAGDRTIGQTAGDVRKVLQNKLGEAESPFPAPVAFNVVPWAGSLKDGGWASEEIKLRNESRKILGIDDLKVSATCVRVPVITTHSLAVHATFEREITVADAHRILEAAPTVVVMDDPANGVFPTPADVVGTDPTYVGRIRQALDFPNTLDLFVCGDNLRKGAALNAAEIAELVAAEFA; translated from the coding sequence ATGAGCCGCAAGCCCACCCTCGCCCTGATCGGTGCGACCGGTGCCGTCGGCACCGTCATGCGCGACATCATCTCCAACCGGCCGGACGTCTACGGCGAGATCAGGCTCGTCGCGTCCGCCCGGTCGGCCGGCAAGGTCCTCCAGGTCCGCGGGGAGGACGTGGTCGTCCAGGAGATGACCCCCGAGGTCTTCGACGGCGTCGACATCGCCATCTTCGACGTCCCGGACGAGGTCTCCGAGACCTGGGTGCCGATCGCCGCCGAGCGCGGCGCGGTCGTCGTCGACAAGTCGGGCACCTTCCGGATGAACCCCGAGGTCCCGCTGGTCGTGCCGGAGGTCAACCCGGAGGCCGCGCGCAACCGGCCGCTGGGCATCATCTCCACCCCCAACTGCACCACGCTGTCGATGATGGCCGCGATGAGCGCGCTCCACGAGCAGTACGGCCTGCGCGCGCTGGTGGTCGCCTCCTACCAGGCGGTCTCCGGCGCGGGCGTGGCCGGTTCGGCCCGTCTCTACGACGAGGTCGAGGCCCTCGCGGGCGACCGGACGATCGGGCAGACCGCAGGCGACGTGCGCAAGGTGCTGCAGAACAAGCTGGGCGAGGCCGAGTCGCCGTTCCCCGCGCCGGTGGCGTTCAACGTCGTGCCATGGGCGGGGTCGTTGAAGGACGGCGGCTGGGCCTCCGAGGAGATCAAGCTCCGCAACGAGTCCCGGAAGATCCTGGGGATCGACGACCTGAAGGTCTCGGCGACCTGTGTCCGCGTCCCGGTGATCACGACCCACTCGCTGGCCGTGCACGCGACCTTCGAGCGCGAGATCACCGTCGCCGACGCGCACCGGATCCTGGAGGCCGCCCCGACCGTGGTCGTCATGGACGACCCGGCCAACGGGGTCTTCCCGACCCCGGCCGACGTCGTCGGCACCGACCCCACCTATGTGGGCCGTATCCGCCAGGCGCTCGACTTCCCGAACACCCTGGACCTGTTCGTCTGCGGGGACAACCTCCGCAAGGGGGCGGCCCTGAACGCCGCGGAGATCGCCGAGCTGGTCGCGGCCGAGTTCGCGTAG
- a CDS encoding GNAT family N-acetyltransferase — protein sequence MLRTQLARVLRDPERKPPGDGVEIRPARMNDEERLRRFLAGLSLRTQTLRFFTGVSRPSASMVRAMIAVDGRRDVLLAVHEDVVVGHAMSFAGSGSDVEIALVVADEWQGRGIGSRLARRLLRRAGASGARTLGMDVLCENRTVLSMVRRAWPEATMKATSGTVEVTVAMDP from the coding sequence ATGTTGCGAACTCAGCTGGCGCGGGTGCTCCGCGATCCGGAGCGGAAGCCGCCCGGCGACGGCGTCGAGATCCGGCCCGCGAGGATGAACGACGAGGAGCGGCTCCGCCGTTTTCTCGCGGGACTGTCGCTGCGGACCCAGACGCTACGGTTCTTCACCGGGGTGAGCCGTCCGAGCGCGAGCATGGTCAGGGCGATGATCGCGGTGGACGGACGGCGGGACGTGCTGCTGGCCGTCCACGAGGACGTCGTCGTCGGTCATGCGATGAGCTTCGCGGGGAGCGGGTCCGACGTCGAGATCGCCCTGGTGGTGGCCGACGAGTGGCAGGGACGCGGGATCGGCTCCCGGCTCGCCCGCAGGCTGCTCCGGCGGGCCGGGGCCTCCGGGGCGCGGACGCTGGGGATGGACGTGCTCTGCGAGAACCGCACGGTGCTGTCGATGGTCCGCCGGGCATGGCCGGAGGCGACCATGAAGGCGACCTCCGGCACCGTCGAGGTGACCGTGGCGATGGACCCGTGA
- a CDS encoding TetR/AcrR family transcriptional regulator encodes MAEPTQQRSRGSDKTREVIVETALRLFRERGYEATTMRAIAAEAGVSVGNAYYYFASKEALVQAYYDRAQTEHEAACEELLATERSFALRLDGVLREWVRVSEPYHEFAVKFFKHAAEPSNPLSPFSAESSPARNSAIEIYRRVVEGSADRMDTELRAELPELLWLLSMGVVMFWVHDTSEGCRRTYRFIELSVPMVDRLVGLSHLPGLRGVARDFIAGVHELRA; translated from the coding sequence GTGGCCGAGCCGACCCAGCAGAGAAGCCGTGGATCAGACAAGACCCGCGAAGTCATCGTGGAGACGGCCCTGAGGCTGTTCCGCGAGCGCGGATACGAAGCCACCACGATGCGGGCCATCGCCGCCGAGGCGGGAGTCTCGGTGGGCAACGCCTACTACTACTTCGCCTCCAAGGAAGCCCTGGTCCAGGCGTACTACGACAGAGCGCAGACCGAGCACGAGGCCGCGTGCGAGGAGTTGCTGGCCACCGAGCGGTCCTTCGCCCTGCGGCTGGACGGTGTGCTCCGGGAGTGGGTGCGTGTCTCCGAGCCGTATCACGAGTTCGCGGTGAAGTTCTTCAAGCACGCGGCCGAGCCGAGCAACCCCCTCAGCCCGTTCAGTGCGGAGTCGTCGCCCGCCAGGAATTCGGCGATCGAGATCTACCGCAGGGTGGTGGAGGGATCGGCGGACCGGATGGACACCGAGCTCCGTGCCGAGCTGCCCGAGCTGCTCTGGCTGCTGTCGATGGGGGTCGTGATGTTCTGGGTGCACGACACCTCGGAGGGGTGCCGGCGGACCTATCGGTTCATCGAGCTCAGCGTGCCGATGGTGGACAGGCTGGTCGGGCTCTCCCATCTGCCGGGTCTGCGCGGCGTCGCCCGTGACTTCATCGCGGGGGTTCACGAACTTCGGGCGTGA
- the recR gene encoding recombination mediator RecR produces the protein MYEGVVQSLIDELGMLPGVGPKSAQRIAFHLLAAEPADVKRLAHALLEVKEKVRFCRVCGNVAAEEECRICRDVRRDPQVICVVEESKDVVAIEKTREFRGRYHVLGGAISPIDGIGPEDLRIRDLMTRLADGQVTELILATDPNLEGEATATYLARLVKPMGLKVTRLASGLPVGGDLEYADEVTLGRAFEGRRLLDV, from the coding sequence ATGTACGAAGGGGTTGTCCAGAGCCTGATCGACGAGTTGGGCATGCTGCCCGGCGTCGGTCCCAAGAGCGCGCAGCGGATCGCGTTCCACCTGCTGGCCGCGGAGCCGGCCGATGTCAAGCGGCTCGCCCACGCCCTGCTTGAGGTCAAGGAGAAGGTCCGTTTCTGCCGGGTCTGCGGAAACGTCGCAGCCGAGGAGGAGTGCCGGATCTGCCGTGACGTCCGGCGCGATCCCCAGGTGATCTGTGTCGTCGAGGAGTCCAAGGACGTCGTGGCGATCGAGAAGACCCGCGAATTCCGTGGCCGCTACCACGTGCTCGGCGGGGCGATCAGCCCGATCGACGGGATCGGCCCCGAAGACCTCCGCATCCGCGACCTGATGACACGCCTGGCCGACGGCCAGGTGACCGAGCTGATCCTCGCCACCGATCCCAACCTCGAGGGTGAGGCAACGGCGACCTATCTCGCCCGTCTGGTCAAGCCGATGGGTCTGAAAGTCACACGACTGGCCAGTGGCCTGCCGGTAGGCGGTGACCTCGAGTATGCCGACGAAGTCACCCTGGGCCGCGCGTTCGAAGGAAGGAGGTTGCTGGATGTCTGA
- a CDS encoding aspartate kinase, with protein sequence MALVVQKYGGSSVADASCIKRVAQRIVATKKAGNDVVVAVSAMGDTTDDLLDLAQQVSPLPPGRELDMLLTSGERISMALLAMAIANLGYEARSFTGSQAGVITTSSHGRARIIDVTPGRIQGALDNGQIAIVAGFQGVSQDTKDITTLGRGGTDTTAVALAAALNADVCEIYTDVDGVFTADPRIVPVARKIPKISYEEMMEMAACGAKILHLRCVEYARRFNVPIHVRSSFSNKEGTWVVSDPDSEGTEMEQPIISGVAHDRSEAKITVVGVPDKVGEAATIFKTLADAEVNIDMIVQNVSAAATGRTDISFTLPTTDGSTALTALKKIQERIGFESLLFDDQIGKVSLIGAGMRSHPGVTATFFAAIADAGVNIEMISTSEIRISVIVGQDEVDSAVTAAHHAFNLDADQVEAVIYGGTGR encoded by the coding sequence GTGGCGCTCGTTGTTCAGAAGTACGGTGGTTCGTCCGTCGCCGACGCGTCCTGCATCAAGCGGGTCGCCCAGCGGATCGTCGCGACGAAAAAAGCCGGCAACGACGTCGTGGTGGCCGTCTCGGCGATGGGCGACACCACCGACGACCTGCTGGACCTCGCCCAGCAGGTCTCGCCGCTGCCACCGGGCCGCGAGCTCGACATGCTGCTCACCTCCGGCGAGCGCATCTCGATGGCGCTGCTGGCGATGGCGATCGCCAACCTGGGTTACGAAGCCCGGTCGTTCACCGGCTCCCAGGCCGGGGTGATCACCACGTCCTCCCATGGCCGCGCCCGCATCATCGACGTGACGCCCGGCCGGATCCAGGGCGCGCTCGACAACGGCCAGATCGCGATCGTGGCCGGGTTCCAGGGCGTCTCCCAGGACACCAAGGACATCACCACGCTTGGCCGGGGCGGTACGGACACGACCGCCGTCGCGCTGGCCGCCGCCCTGAACGCCGACGTGTGTGAGATCTACACCGACGTGGACGGCGTCTTCACGGCCGATCCCCGCATCGTCCCCGTCGCCCGTAAGATCCCCAAGATCTCCTATGAGGAGATGATGGAGATGGCGGCCTGCGGTGCGAAGATCCTGCATCTGCGCTGCGTGGAGTACGCTCGCCGTTTCAACGTGCCGATCCACGTCAGAAGCTCGTTCAGCAACAAGGAAGGCACGTGGGTCGTCTCCGACCCCGACAGTGAAGGAACAGAGATGGAGCAGCCCATCATCTCCGGCGTCGCGCACGACCGGAGCGAGGCCAAGATCACCGTTGTCGGGGTGCCCGACAAGGTCGGCGAGGCTGCCACGATCTTCAAAACGCTCGCGGACGCCGAGGTCAACATCGACATGATCGTGCAGAACGTGTCGGCGGCGGCGACCGGCCGGACGGACATCTCCTTCACGCTGCCCACGACCGACGGTTCCACGGCGCTCACCGCACTGAAGAAGATCCAGGAGCGCATCGGCTTCGAGTCGCTGCTCTTCGACGACCAGATCGGGAAGGTGTCGCTGATCGGGGCGGGCATGCGCTCGCATCCCGGCGTGACCGCGACGTTCTTCGCCGCCATCGCCGACGCGGGCGTGAACATCGAGATGATCTCCACCTCGGAGATCCGCATCTCGGTGATCGTCGGGCAGGACGAGGTGGACTCGGCGGTCACCGCCGCCCATCACGCGTTCAATCTCGACGCCGACCAGGTCGAAGCTGTGATCTACGGAGGTACCGGCCGATGA
- a CDS encoding YkvA family protein translates to MAKAARAAQAWRTYKTVTEPGSPGLGTRLRAIPKMVGAVMRGQYPGMGKSKLAMMGLGVLYILSPIDIVPDFLVLIGVADDFGVFLWLMGSLLGESGRYVDWERKQVRAFPS, encoded by the coding sequence ATGGCTAAGGCGGCGCGTGCGGCACAGGCCTGGCGGACGTACAAGACCGTGACGGAGCCGGGGTCCCCCGGCCTCGGCACCCGGCTGAGAGCCATCCCGAAGATGGTCGGCGCGGTGATGCGCGGGCAGTATCCCGGCATGGGCAAGAGCAAGCTGGCCATGATGGGCCTGGGCGTGCTCTACATCCTCTCGCCGATCGACATCGTCCCGGACTTCCTGGTGCTCATCGGGGTGGCCGACGACTTCGGCGTCTTCCTGTGGCTGATGGGCTCGCTGCTCGGCGAGAGCGGCCGTTACGTCGACTGGGAGCGCAAGCAGGTCAGAGCTTTTCCATCCTGA